In Brachyspira pilosicoli, the genomic window TATTATAAAAACTTTAGATAATAATAAAAACATAATATTTCTTAATGATGATGCTGACTTTATAAAGCAATTATTAAAATTGAAATATTAAAAAAATTAAGGAGGTTATTAATGAAAAAAACTTTAAAAACTATTTTATCTTTATCTATTCTAATAATAGTATTTTCATGCATAGCAAATTCACAAAGTAAAGGAGAAAGTTTAACTATGACAGAAAAAGCAAAAACTAAATACAATGAATTACTCAAAAGAGATGCCAGCTTAACTAAACCTAATGACCCAGATTTAGAAAGCATATTTAATAATTTTGTTTATGGAGAAGTTTATAATCATGGAACATTGGATCCTAAATTAAGAGAGCTTGTAACATTAGTTTCTCTAACAGCATCACAAGGCACTGATATGATAAAACCTCATGTAGAAACAGCTTTGAATATTGGAGTTAGTCCTATAGAGATAAAAGAAGCATTATATCAATGTTCGCCTTATGTAGGATTTCCGAGGGTATTTGCTGCATTAGAAAAAGCAAATGAAGTTTTTAAAGAAAAAAATATTTCACTTCCTATAGAATCTCAATCAACAGTTACAGAAGGTACAAGATTTGATAAGGGGTTAGAAACACAGGTAAGCATATTCGGAGATGCGATACTTGCTGCACATTCAAATGCCGCACCTAATCAAAAGCATATACAGAATTTTTTATCGGCTAATTGTTTTGGGGATTTTTACACAAGAAAAGGTTTAGATTTAAAAACAAGAGAGTTATTGACATTTATAATGATAATATCTTTAGGCGGAGCAGAACCTCAAGCGACAGCACATGCGAATGCAAATATTAAGATGGGAAACAGTAAAGATATGATGCTTGAAGCAGTAACACAATGTTTGCCTTATATAGGCTACCCAAGAACCTTGAACGCCATAACAATAATTAATAATATAGAATAATTATAATATTATATTTGCTTTATAATTGGTGATAATAATATTTGTTATCATCAAAGACATTGTAATAATAAATGCAGTCTTTTTGCTTCTTTGGGTCACCAAAAGAAGTAGGGGTTCGGGGACTAGTCCCCGAAAATAATAAAAACATAAAAACTTTAATATAAGTTAAAAAATTTAATTCTATTAAAAGCAGTATTTTTATTTTAATTATTTGTGGTGGCTTTGCCCCCACGCCCCCAGTTCTTTTATTGGTATAAAAGAACCTTATATCCTTCGGATACGCTTCGCGAAGAACTGCATTTAACGAAATTAATAAAGAGTGTGCAAAAAAAAACTTTATAATACACCAAATATATGAATTGATAAAATATCATCATAATATTACAAGGAGAATTTAAATGATGAAAATAATTAAAACAATGTTAATGTCATTGCTTATTTCAAGTACATTATTAATCGGAGGCTTAAACGCTCAAAGCTCAAAAACTTTAATAGTATATTTCTCTTGGGGCGGAAATACCAGAACCGCTGCCAATATGATTAAAAACCTCACTCAAGCAGATATGTTTGAAATAAAAACCGTTGAACCATATCCAAGTTCTTATAATGATACTGTAAATCAGGCAAGAAAAGAACAAAATGATGATTTTTTACCAAAGTTGAGTGCTAATATAAATAATTTGTCAAGCTACGACACTATAATATTATGTTACCCTAATTGGTGGGGCACTATTCCGCAGGCAGTAAAACAATTATTATTAACTCATGATTTCAGCGGTAAAAAAATTGCTCCTTTATGTACTCATGGCGGAAGCAGAATGGGAAGAAGCGTTACTGATATAAAAAAATTATGTGCTAATTCTACTATATTAGAGGGTTTGAGTGTATCTGGAGAAAGCGTTAATAGCTCAGAAAATAATATAAAAACATGGCTTCAAAATATTAATATACTATAAAACTTTTATATTTACTTACTGCTTATTATAATTAATAGGCAGTAGCAAATAAAAAATATTTTAAGGATTATATAATGAAAAAATTCTTATTAGTGTTTTCAATAATATTATTAAGCATATCATGCAATAATTCTAATGATATGCAAAATAAAATTATTATAGATAAACAAGGAAGTTTTACATTTGGCGGTAAAGTATTATCTGCAAATGGAGAATTTGAAAAAGATACTTTATTTCCAAGTTCAAACGGACAAACATATCATAGCGATCATGGATATGCATTTTATCAAATACCTGTTAATGCTAAAAAGTACCCTATAGTATTTTTACATGGAGGAGGACAATCTGCTAAAAGTTTTGAAACTACTCCAGACGGCAGAGAAGGTTTTCAAAATATTTTCTTAAAAAAAGGATATAGTGTATATTTGGTAGATCAGCCAAGGAGAGGAAGAGCTGGAAGAAGTTCTGTGCCTATAACTATTAATCCTACTCCTGATGAACAGTCTTTATTTAATTGGTTTAGAATAGGTTCTTGGCCTCATTTTTTTGACAATGTGCAATTTAAAAATGATGAAGAGACTTTAACTCAATACTTTCAGCAAGTTACTCCTAATACAGGCAGTTTTGATGAGGAAGTAGTATCTGATAGTTTGTCTGCATTATTTGATAGAATAGGAGAAGGAATTTTACTAGCACATTCTCAAGGAGCTGGTCCTGCATTCTTTACAGCAATAAAAAATAAAAATGTTAAGGCATTAGTATTGTATGAGGCAGGCGGATGCAGTTTGCCTTTTCCTGAAAATACTTCACCTACTAATATTACTATGCCTGCATATTTTCCTATAAAAGAAATTCCTGAAAATGATTTCAAAAAATTAGCAAGCATACCTATAGTAATTTATTATGGAGATAATATACCAAAAGAAAAATCTGATAATCCTTATTTGGAAGAATGGAGATTAAGAGTTGAATTAGTAAAAAAATTGGAAGAAACTTTAAAATCTTATAATGCTGATGTTAATGTTGTAATTCTTCCAGAAATTGGAATATATGGAAATACTCATTTTCCTTTTTCAGATTTAAATAACTTAGAAATAGCAGACTTACTTGAAAAATACTTAAAAGAAAAAAAATTAGAATAAAATAATATTAAAAAGGATTTATAAATGAAATACGTAAAATTAAATAATGGTTTGGAAATGCCTATTTTAGGTTTTGGAGTTTATCAAATTCAAGATTATAATGAATGTAAAAAAGCAGTATTAAATGCCATTGAAACAGGATACAGATTAATAGACACAGCAGCCTCATATAAAAATGAAAAAGCTGTTGGAGATGCCATAAAAGAAAGCGGTATAAACAGAAAAGAATTATTTATAACAACAAAATTATGGATACAAAAAAACGGTTATGAAGATACTAAAAAAGCATTTAATAATTCTCTTGAAAAACTTCAATTAGATTATTTGGATTTATATTTAATACATCAGCCTTTCGGTGATTATTACGGAGAATGGAGATGTATGGAAGAGTTATACAAAAACGGAAAAATTAAAGCTATTGGAGTATGTAATTTCTTTGCTGACAGATTGGTTGATTTAATAATGCATAATGAGATAGTACCTGCTGTAAATCAAGTAGAAGTAAATCCATTTTATCAAAAAAATGATTATCAAACTATTATGAATGAATATAATGTACAAATGCAGTCTTGGGCTCCTTTTGCTGAAGGAAGAAATAATATGTTTACTAATGAAGTATTATCAAGCATAGCTAAAAAATATAATAAATCTATAGCTCAAATAATTTTAAATTGGCTTGTAAAAAGAAATATAGTAGTAATACCTAAAACTGTTAGAAAAGAAAGAATGGAAGAAAACTTTAATATTTTTGATTTTGAATTAGATGAGAGTGATATAAAATTAATTTCATCTATTGATAAAAATGAAAGTTCTTTTTTCTCTCATCAAGATTATAAAATGGTAAAACTTTTATCAGAAAGGGTTCTTGAATAATTTAATAAATATAAGGAGAATATATAATGAAAAAAGATGTTTTTGTTTTAGCAGGGGCAGGCTCCATTGGAATAGCCATAGCAAGAAGAGTTGGAATTGGAAAGCATATCGTACTTGCTGATTTTAATATAGAAAATGCTGAAAGAGAATCACAAATATTATATAATGCAGGGTTTGAAACTTCTGTATTTGAAGCTGATATTTCTTCAAGAGAATCAATTTTAAAACTTATAGATTTTTCAAAAGGCTTGGGAAAAATAAAATATTTTGTTAATGCTGCAGGCGTTTCACCATCTCAGGCGTCTATTAAAGATATTTTAAAAGTTGATTTATATGGAACAGCGGTGCTTCTTGAAGAGTTCGGCAAGGTGATAGAAGAGGGAGGAAGCGGAGTAATAATATCTTCACAGTCTGGTTATCGTTTGGGCTCTCTCACAGATGAAGAAAATAGAATACTTGCTACCACTCCAACAGAACAATTATTATCTTTGCCAATACTTGAAAAAGCTTCAGACACATTAAAAGCCTATCAGTTATCAAAAAGATGCAACTGTCTTAGGGTGATGTATGAATCTGGAAATTGGGGCAAGAGGGGAGCAAGATTAAACTCAATAAGCCCTGGCATAATAATAACACCATTAGCGAACGATGAATTAAACGGACCAAGGGGAGCGATGTATAAAAGAATGCTTGAGCTTTGTCCTTCTAAAAGGGCAGGCACTCCGGACGATGTTGCTAATGTTGCTGAATTATTAATGACAGATAGAGGCTCATTTATTTCTGGAAGCGATTTTCTTATGGACGGAGGCGTAACAGCATCTTGGTGGTATGGAGAATTATCAGAGGGTAAATAAAGTTTTTTTAAAATTCTAAAAATTATTAAGGAGTGTGTTGATGAATGTGTTTATAAAAAAAATAGTGTTTATTCTTTTATCAATAATTATGTTATCTTGCGGTAACGATACTCAAAAAAAAGATTATATAGTTGATAGTTTAGAAAGTTCACAAAACGTTAATGCTCTAAATATTAACGGCACTCAAAACAAAATATTAATAGCATATTTCACATGGTCAGACAACACAGTAGTAGAAAATCCTGATTCTATTGACATAGATGCTGAAACTTCTGCAAGCGTGTTATCGCCAGGTAATGCTGAGTTAATTGCTAATTGGATAGCGGAAAAGACAGGAGGAGATTTATTTAGCATAAAGACACAAAACAAATATTCAAGCGATTATGATGAATGTTTGAACCAGGCAAGAAAAGAAAGAGATAATAATGAAAGACCAGCATTAGTAGGCAGAGTGAACAACATCGATGATTATGATGTTATATTTTTAGGCTTTCCAAACTGGTGGTATACATGCCCAATGGCAGTTTTTACATTTGTTGAAAGCTATGATTTATCAGGCAAAACAATAATACCATTTTGCACACATGGCACAGGAGGACTTTCAAGAACAATAAGAGATTTAAAAAAATTACTTCCAGAAAATTGCGAAGTGTTAGAGGCTATAGGGGTGTATAGACCAGGAGTAAAGAACTCAAGGAATAAAGTTTTGGATTGGCTAAGGAAGCTTGGCTATTAAAGTTGATAGATGTTTTTATATTATAAAATATAATAGATATAAAATAATACTTAGATTTAAGAATGCAGTCCTTTTGCTTCTTTGGGTCACCAAAAGAAGTAGGGGTTCGGGGACTAGTCCCCGAAAATAATAAAAACATAAAAACTTTAATATAAGTTAAAAAATTAAGTATATTTAAAGTAGTATTTTTTTTCAATTATCTGTGGTGGCTTTGCCCCCTGCGAAGCGTGCCCTTATAGGGTACACACCCCCAGTTCTTTTGCGACCGAAGGGAGTCCTTCAGGGCGACCGTAGGAAGTGCCTTCGGTATTGCCACAAAGAACCAAAAAGGCTGCATTTAATAAAGTATAGCTTTTTATGATATACAAAATATAGATACTATTTTATATATTCCCAAATATAAAGCTAAAACACTCGCACTTTAAATAATTAAACTATGTGAAACTATTAAACAGCAAACTCGTTTAAGGAGAAGCTTCGATGAAAAAAATAATTAAAATTACAGTAGACATAATAATGACGCTGCTCTTCTTTGTTTTAATGGCATATCACTTTACAGGTGATGCCGTGCATGAATATTTGGGCTTTATGCTTTTTATATTCTTTATACTTCATCATATACTCAATTTCAATTGGTATAAAAATATTTATAAAGGCAAATACAATTTTAACAGAATATTAAACACTTTTATTAACACTATGCTTTTTTTGTGTATGGCGGGACTCATGATTAGCGGAATACTATTTTCTCAAAGAGTCTTAGGTTTTCTTAATATTCACAATAGCGGAATGTTTACAAGACGCCTTCATATGATTTCAAACTCTTGGGCTTTTGTATTTATGTCGGCACATTTGGGAATGCATTGGGGTATGTTTATAAATAGAAAGTTTATTAAAAAACAAATATCTATAATAATAGCTTTATTTGTTTCCATATATGGAGTTGTTTCGTTTATTAAAAGAGGATTATATAATAAAATGTTTCTGCTTGTGGAGTTTGCTTTTTTTGATTATGAAGAGCCTGTGATATTTTTCTTTATGGATTATGTGTCTATTATGGTGCTTTTTATATTTATTACTTCTCTTATGCAAACATTAAATAGTAAATTAAAATAATAAAATAAATATATTTATAAAAAAGAGAGTGTTTTATAGCTCCAATAAAATAATTATTTTTTAGTTTTATTTATATAATGAGCTTGACAAAATAATGTATTTTTGTACAATATAATAAATTTTATAAATGATATTTAAGTTAATAATTTTTTGGAGAGAATATGGCTACTAAGAAGAAAGAAACTACTGAAATAAAAAAAGACGGTAAAAGTGAGGCTATAGAAGCTATTACCGACCAGATAAATAAAAAATACGGTCCTGGCTCTTTTATGAGACTTGGAAGCAATAAAACAGTTAATGTTGATGTTATTTCTACTGGGGCATTAACTTTAGACCACGCTTTAGGAGTGGGAGGAATACCAAGAGGAAGAATCATAGAGATTTACGGGCATGAGGCTTCTGGTAAAACTACACTTACTCTTCACATCATAGCAGAAGCTCAAAAGGCTGGCGGTTATGCTGCTTTTATAGATGCTGAACATGCTCTTGACCCAGTGTATGCGAGTGCTTTGGGGGTTGATATTGACAATTTATATATTTCTCAGCCAAACTCAGGTGAAGAGGCACTTGAAATATTAGAAAAAGTTGTATCTTCTACTGCTTTTGATATTGTTGTTGTGGATTCTGTTGCAGCATTAGTTTCAAAGGCGGAACTTGCTGGGGATATAGGGGACGCTCATATTGCTTTACAGGCTAGACTTATGAGTCATGCTTTGAGAAAACTTACTGCTATAATAAGCAATACTAATACTGCTGTAATATTCATTAACCAATTAAGACAAAATATTGCTACAACTGGTTATGGTGCTGGTCCTACAGAAACTACTACAGGCGGTAAGGCTTTGAAATTCTATTCTTCTGTAAGGCTTGATATTAGAAGAACTGAATGGATTAAAAAAGGCGATGATACTATAGGTCATAAAGTAAAAATAAAAGTTGTTAAAAATAAATTATCTTCACCGTTTAAAGTGGTTAATTTAGAGATAATATTCGGTAAAGGTATATCTTCTGAAGGCCTCTTAATAGATTTAGCAATGGAAGCAAAAATTATCACAAGAAGCGGTGCTTGGTTCTACTACAATGGAGAGCAGATTGCACAGGGTAAAGAGAAGGTGAGAGAATTACTTGCGGCTGACCCTAAAATGCGTATGGAGCTTGAAATACAGATTAGAGAGGCTCTTAATATGGGCGGTGTAGACAAGGTTAAAGAAAAATTAGAAGAGTATCTTGAAAATAAAAATCCTGCTAAAGAAAATGAAAAAGAAGAGAAAAAAGAAGAAGAAAAAGCTTCTAAAAAAGCAGATGATACTGACCTTTTAATGAGTGCCGAAGAGGCTTATAACGAATAAAATAGATAAATAAGAGAAATCGAGAGATAATATGGATTTGGTTATAAGAAAAGCTAATATAGATGATGTATTTTATATAAGCAAACTTCATGCTATATGTTGGAAGCAATCTTATAAGGATATTGTGTCGGAAGATTTTTTAAAAAAGATATATTTAGATGATTGGTGTGAAGAGTTTTCTGAGGGTATAAAGACAAAGACAAGAGAAGTGCATATTGCTTTATTAGACGATAACATCATAGGTGCTATATCCTGCGGTAACAATAGATACAACATAGAAAACTATGGGGAAATAATGTCTTTATATGTTCACCCAGTTTATCAAGGTTCTGGTATAGGAAGTGAATTATTAAATCATTGTATATCATATATGAAAGATAATGGGTATAAAAACTTATGCCTTTATGTTTTTGATAAAAATGAAGAGGCTAAAAGATTTTATCTAAAAAACGGATTTAAAGATTCGGGCAAAAAAAAGATATTAAAGATAGATGATAATAATAATATAGAAGAAGCATTATATATTTATGATAATATATAAATACTTCTTCTATTATTTATTTTACAATTAAATATTTCAATTCTTAAATTAAATAATTAATTATTAGTATTTAAATTAGTGTCTGGTAAAGTATTGTTTGTAGGCACTTGCTGTGTTGCTGGCACATTATTAGCAGGAGTAGTAGTTGCTTGGTCGAAGGCAGTTTTTTGAGTGCTTATAGCCATAGATATAAGTAAAGCTCCTACGATAAATATTGTAGATAAAATAGTAGTTGCTTTAGTTAGAGCATTTCCTCTTTGGCTTCCAAGTACATTTGCTTGAGCACTAGAAAATAAACCTTCTGCTTTACCGCCTTGTATTATTATAAGTAAAAGTAGTAGTACACAGATTATTGAGTAAACGATTATTCCTAAAGTTAGTAAAGCATTCATAAATATATATCCTCATAAAAAATTATATTTTCAGTTTTTAATTAAAGTATTATATCATCTATATAATATTTTTCAAGCATTTTATTTAATAAGATATAACCTTGCCGTCTATGAGTGAGAAATGAATACTTCCAAAATCTCTGCTGTCATAAGCATAATCTCTATTGTCTGATAACACAAAATATTCATTATAACCTATAATATAAGGACCAAAATTATCCCTCGAAGATATATTGCTTTCGAGTATTCTATTATCTTTGCCAATATTTGCCCAAGGTTCATTTAATTCTGCTCCGTTTATGTATACGGTTTTGTTTTTTATTTCTATGGTTTCATTTGGAAGACCTATTACTCTTTTTATTAAATATCTTGTGTTGGATATATTAACGTTTCCAAAAGTGAAAAAATAAACTGTATATGATATAAACTTTTTAAAAATATTTTCTTTTTTGCTTCTTGGGTCAACAATAAAAACTATGTCGCCCCTCTCAGGTCTTGAGAATACTATGGTTTTTCCTGTTAATTTTGATACGAAAGGTTTTATTTCGAGTGCATATCTTAATTTTGAAGTAATAACCATTTTGTTGGGTTCAATAGTATTCATCATAGTTGAACTTTTCATCTTATCAAAACGTACAAAAAGCGTAATGATGCCAAAGAGTATGAATGCTATAATAAAACCTAAAATAAGCCTTGCTATGGTTTTATATAGTAAATTGTTGCTTCTATAATATATAAATATAAAAGGCTTTAATATTGCTTTTAATGCATTTTTCTTTTCTTTCTTTATGCTTTCTCTGTCATCATAAGAATAGTTCATTATGAGTATTTGAAACCTTATTATAAATTATTTTTTAATTAGATTTTTTAGCTTGGTGTTCGCTGTTTTCTAAAGCAGCAGGTACAGCAGGAACTACTATATAGCCATATTCACCACTTCTGCATAAATCCATTATCACTTCGTTTTGTAAAGTTTCACCAGCTGTATCTTCTCTCAAATATTCAGGCAAATCAATAACATGATATAAAGGGTCTATATTATCAACATTTACATCAAATAGTTCTTCTATAAAAGCTAAATCTTTATTTAATCTATTTAACATTTCGTCTTTTTGATTATCTTCTATTTTTAATCTAGTTTGATATAAAAGAGCTTCTAATTCTTCTCTGTTAGTTGTCATAAAAAAAGTCCTCTTAGTTTTAATGATTTAAATACTATATAATAAAAGCAGTATTTTTGCAATATTTTAGATTATACTGAAAAAATTGAGTTTTGTCAAAATTTAGTTTTTGTATATTTATTACGGGCACACTTCGCAGGGGGGGCTAGTCCCCGCAAAATAAAAAAACTTAAAAATGTTTAACAAACTTGATTTTTTTAATATATACTGAAACAAATGTATTTTATTAACTTATGTATATTATATAAATTTCATCAACTTTTTTGTCGCTCAAAAAAGTTGCAAAAAACGCAAGTGTTTTAGCTTCATACATTTGGAATATGTAATCTAAAATAATATTTATATTTTGTTATAGATAAAAAGCTATACTTTATTAAATACAGTCTTTTTGGTTCTTTGTGCCAACAAAAGAACTGGGGTGTGGGGCAAAGCCTCCACAAATAAAAAACTAAAAAATATCCTCATAACAACACTATGTAGTCCCTTGTTATTAAAGCATCATAATTCTTGTAGCCTAATATCTCTAATATAGAATCAGAATGCTTGCCTATTATCTTGATTGTATCTTCAGAGTTGTAATTAATAATACCTCTTGCAAACTCTTCGCCCTCTTCATCTATAATACTTACAATGTCGCCTTTCTTAAAATTGTTTACAACCTTTATTACACCAATAGGAAGAAGACTGGAATCTTTCTCTATAATAGCCTTTTTAGCACCAGCATTTACAACAAGCTTTCCTATAATAGTGGTAGCATAAGCAATCCATCTTTTTTTTGTGTTGAGTTCATTGTTTTCTTCTACGGGGTAGAATATGGTTTTTTCTTTTGTAGTAAATATATTATTTAAGACATTTGGAGTTTTTCCATTAGCAATAATCAAAGCACAGCCTGACCTTGTAACAATTTTAGCAGCCTGCAATTTTGTTTTCATTCCGCCTCTTCCGCCTTTAGAAGCATCAAGACCTAAGCTTTCTATTTCTTTTGTAACTTCAAAAACTTCATGTATAAAATTAGCATTTGGATTAGTTTTAGGGTTATCATCATAAAGACCGTTGATGTCAGAAAGTATTATAAGTAAATCAGCATCAAGTTCGCTTGCAACCAAAGCAGAGAGTTTATCATTATCAGAAAAACTTATTTGAGTAACATCGTATAATAATTTAAGCTCATCGCTTGAAACAGTATCATTTTCATTTATTATAGGCACTACATTATATTTTAATAATGTGTCTAATGTAGAGCGAAGGTTTAAATATCTTCTTCTGTTTGAAAAGTCTTCTTCTGTAAGCAAAATCTGTGCTGTAACAATATCAAACTTTGAAAATCCATCTTCATAAATAGACATAAGCTGAGATTGACCAATTGCCGCACATGCTTGTTTTAGAGATACTTCAGTTAAGTCTGTTGCATTAATTTTTTTCGCTCCCAACCCAACAGCTCCTGATGTAACAACCAAAACTTCTTTGCCCATTTTTTTATATTTAGCTATAGCCTCTATAAAAGAATATATTCTAGCTAAAGAAATATATCCCTCATCATTTCTTAATACATTAGTTCCAAATTTGAAAACTATTCTTTTTATGTTGTTTAAATCTATGTTTTTCATGCGAAATATTATAATTAAAAAATAAAAAAAATAAAGCTGAAATTATAAATGTTTTAGAAAAAAATTATTTAGTTGTTTTTGAGTTTATAAGAATTAAGAATTAGTGTATAGATAAATAACTATATTTTGTCAATATTGATTTTTAAGTTTTTTTATTTTGCGGGGACTATCCCCCTGCGAAGCGTGCCCTTAGGGTACGTACACTCAGTTCTTTTGCCGACGCTCTGCGTGCCGTAGGCAAGGCACCTACTCGGTATTGGTATAAAAGAAGCTCATATCCTTCGGATACGCTTCGCGAAGAACTGCATTGTTTATGCTTAAAATATTTGTATTATTTTATACTAATACATATTCCTAAGACATAGCGATAGTACTTGTACTTTTTGCAACTTTTTGCTATGAGAAAAAGTTGAATAAAAATAAAAACATAAATTATGGTTATTTAAATATATAGTAAAAAATTTTTAAGTTTTTTTATTTTGCGTAGGCTAGCCCATGCGAAGCGTGACCGAAGGGCGAAAACTTTGACGAAGCCAAACTCTACATATACAACCCTCTAATATGCTTGAAATTATACTTATATATGTTAAAATATTTAAAATTAATTTTAGTTAAATCAAGGTTTAATCAATATGAAAAATTCTCAAGTATTTATTGATGGAGTATGGAAAAATAATCCTACTTTCGTACAGATTCTTGGAATGTGTCCTAGTTTAGCAGTAACAAATAGTGTTATGAATGCCATTGGTATGTCTGTGGCTACTATATTTGTACTTGTTTGTTCATCAGCTTTGATTTCTATAGTAAAAAAGATTTATGCTAATGAAGTAAGAATTATGGGATACATTGTAGTAATAGCAGCTTTTGTAACTTTAACTGATATAGTTATGAAGGCTAAGTTTTATACTTTATCATTGGCATTAGGACCATATATACCGCTTATTGTTGTAAACTGTATAATATTAGGAAGGGCAGAGGCTTTTGCTAATAAGAATGGTGTTATACCAAGTATTTTTGATGCTTTAGGTAATGGTGTAGGTTTCTTTATGGCTTTATTATTATTAGGTTCTATCAGAGAGATTTTAGGTAATGGTACTTGGCTTGGATTTGATTTAGTCGGCACTGTAAGAGGTTTTGTTGAATCTGCTATGCCTTTTGCTTTGAATGCATACAATGAAATTACTACTCCTTGGATTGTTATGATATTAGCTCCGGGCGCTTTCTTTACTTTGGGAGTATTAATAGCTATCAAAAGAACTATAGATGCTAAAGTGAGGTAATTATTATGAATTTAATACTTCTTTTTGTTGCTACTGTATTGGTGAATAATTTTGTATTAACTAAGTTTTTAGGGATTTGTCCTTTTTTGGGTG contains:
- a CDS encoding flavodoxin — encoded protein: MNVFIKKIVFILLSIIMLSCGNDTQKKDYIVDSLESSQNVNALNINGTQNKILIAYFTWSDNTVVENPDSIDIDAETSASVLSPGNAELIANWIAEKTGGDLFSIKTQNKYSSDYDECLNQARKERDNNERPALVGRVNNIDDYDVIFLGFPNWWYTCPMAVFTFVESYDLSGKTIIPFCTHGTGGLSRTIRDLKKLLPENCEVLEAIGVYRPGVKNSRNKVLDWLRKLGY
- a CDS encoding SDR family oxidoreductase, whose product is MKKDVFVLAGAGSIGIAIARRVGIGKHIVLADFNIENAERESQILYNAGFETSVFEADISSRESILKLIDFSKGLGKIKYFVNAAGVSPSQASIKDILKVDLYGTAVLLEEFGKVIEEGGSGVIISSQSGYRLGSLTDEENRILATTPTEQLLSLPILEKASDTLKAYQLSKRCNCLRVMYESGNWGKRGARLNSISPGIIITPLANDELNGPRGAMYKRMLELCPSKRAGTPDDVANVAELLMTDRGSFISGSDFLMDGGVTASWWYGELSEGK
- a CDS encoding DUF4405 domain-containing protein, with the protein product MKKIIKITVDIIMTLLFFVLMAYHFTGDAVHEYLGFMLFIFFILHHILNFNWYKNIYKGKYNFNRILNTFINTMLFLCMAGLMISGILFSQRVLGFLNIHNSGMFTRRLHMISNSWAFVFMSAHLGMHWGMFINRKFIKKQISIIIALFVSIYGVVSFIKRGLYNKMFLLVEFAFFDYEEPVIFFFMDYVSIMVLFIFITSLMQTLNSKLK
- a CDS encoding preprotein translocase subunit SecG; translation: MNALLTLGIIVYSIICVLLLLLIIIQGGKAEGLFSSAQANVLGSQRGNALTKATTILSTIFIVGALLISMAISTQKTAFDQATTTPANNVPATQQVPTNNTLPDTNLNTNN
- the recA gene encoding recombinase RecA, with translation MATKKKETTEIKKDGKSEAIEAITDQINKKYGPGSFMRLGSNKTVNVDVISTGALTLDHALGVGGIPRGRIIEIYGHEASGKTTLTLHIIAEAQKAGGYAAFIDAEHALDPVYASALGVDIDNLYISQPNSGEEALEILEKVVSSTAFDIVVVDSVAALVSKAELAGDIGDAHIALQARLMSHALRKLTAIISNTNTAVIFINQLRQNIATTGYGAGPTETTTGGKALKFYSSVRLDIRRTEWIKKGDDTIGHKVKIKVVKNKLSSPFKVVNLEIIFGKGISSEGLLIDLAMEAKIITRSGAWFYYNGEQIAQGKEKVRELLAADPKMRMELEIQIREALNMGGVDKVKEKLEEYLENKNPAKENEKEEKKEEEKASKKADDTDLLMSAEEAYNE
- a CDS encoding carboxymuconolactone decarboxylase family protein, with the translated sequence MKKTLKTILSLSILIIVFSCIANSQSKGESLTMTEKAKTKYNELLKRDASLTKPNDPDLESIFNNFVYGEVYNHGTLDPKLRELVTLVSLTASQGTDMIKPHVETALNIGVSPIEIKEALYQCSPYVGFPRVFAALEKANEVFKEKNISLPIESQSTVTEGTRFDKGLETQVSIFGDAILAAHSNAAPNQKHIQNFLSANCFGDFYTRKGLDLKTRELLTFIMIISLGGAEPQATAHANANIKMGNSKDMMLEAVTQCLPYIGYPRTLNAITIINNIE
- a CDS encoding GNAT family N-acetyltransferase; amino-acid sequence: MDLVIRKANIDDVFYISKLHAICWKQSYKDIVSEDFLKKIYLDDWCEEFSEGIKTKTREVHIALLDDNIIGAISCGNNRYNIENYGEIMSLYVHPVYQGSGIGSELLNHCISYMKDNGYKNLCLYVFDKNEEAKRFYLKNGFKDSGKKKILKIDDNNNIEEALYIYDNI
- a CDS encoding flavodoxin; the encoded protein is MMKIIKTMLMSLLISSTLLIGGLNAQSSKTLIVYFSWGGNTRTAANMIKNLTQADMFEIKTVEPYPSSYNDTVNQARKEQNDDFLPKLSANINNLSSYDTIILCYPNWWGTIPQAVKQLLLTHDFSGKKIAPLCTHGGSRMGRSVTDIKKLCANSTILEGLSVSGESVNSSENNIKTWLQNINIL
- a CDS encoding aldo/keto reductase, translating into MKYVKLNNGLEMPILGFGVYQIQDYNECKKAVLNAIETGYRLIDTAASYKNEKAVGDAIKESGINRKELFITTKLWIQKNGYEDTKKAFNNSLEKLQLDYLDLYLIHQPFGDYYGEWRCMEELYKNGKIKAIGVCNFFADRLVDLIMHNEIVPAVNQVEVNPFYQKNDYQTIMNEYNVQMQSWAPFAEGRNNMFTNEVLSSIAKKYNKSIAQIILNWLVKRNIVVIPKTVRKERMEENFNIFDFELDESDIKLISSIDKNESSFFSHQDYKMVKLLSERVLE
- a CDS encoding alpha/beta fold hydrolase; translated protein: MKKFLLVFSIILLSISCNNSNDMQNKIIIDKQGSFTFGGKVLSANGEFEKDTLFPSSNGQTYHSDHGYAFYQIPVNAKKYPIVFLHGGGQSAKSFETTPDGREGFQNIFLKKGYSVYLVDQPRRGRAGRSSVPITINPTPDEQSLFNWFRIGSWPHFFDNVQFKNDEETLTQYFQQVTPNTGSFDEEVVSDSLSALFDRIGEGILLAHSQGAGPAFFTAIKNKNVKALVLYEAGGCSLPFPENTSPTNITMPAYFPIKEIPENDFKKLASIPIVIYYGDNIPKEKSDNPYLEEWRLRVELVKKLEETLKSYNADVNVVILPEIGIYGNTHFPFSDLNNLEIADLLEKYLKEKKLE